ttgcttgtgcattggtgtgtttgattccatgttaatgttgatgtttaagtgcatgaaaagaaaaggaaccGCTGATAAACTCACTCATCACttaggaaaaaagaacagtgacgtcattttgcaacttttaaattttgaccttgccccacatttcaaggcactgcatctccatgtgaaccataataatatcatgtagggtatcattttaaagagaattaaatgatctattcattggtatcaatcaCACATTAATAATAATCACTAAAACCAACgaggaattatcgatcaaagtcagttTTCCagactttttttgaggagtttatttgtttagttattttttcttttctatttataattactacatgtttttaattttttcattgtGGGGTGGGGCTGGATAGGAAGGGGTAGTTCCAAACTAGACAGGAGGGAAGGTGTCCCTAACTGATCACATTTGGTGAGTAATTAACAAGATTAAGGGAGGAACATCATTAAGACTTTTCTAAATTGAACAGGAGCCCAAAGGGTACACTAATACTCATGGACTCAAGAGGCCAGTACCCCAATACATAGTGCATAGTAAGTGGAGTTAACTTATATATTGATTGCTACATGTTGATTTTTCTACCATTTAGTGTTTGATCAAAGAAGAGGGTTTAAAACAAAGAGAGCAGCTTCAGCTACAGAACTAACCACAAGGAAGTCCAAAGAAGATGATGTTGGGCTGTCAGGTATACTGAGGGTGAGTAATGCTTTACACACCTCATCTGGTTCTTTAATCTAAAAACTCAAATAGGTTTGATATTTTTCGGTATTGTTTTAAATTCTCTTTATGAAGCATAAAAGTACAAATATAAACAGCCCTAAAAATCCTGATGAAACAAGTGTATTTCTTGCCACTGAGATTAAGGATGTTCACCAAGATGTTTATTGATAGGTGACTGAATCAGTATTCTTAtccaaatcttcaaaattaacaaatcaCTATACatacaaaatgacaaaatatagaCATTGGCGGATGACAAAACCAAAAAATGATGTAGATACAGATTAAAAGTGATTTCTTTGAAAAGTTAATTTTAATTGGCTTTGCTCTTTGTTTCATTACTTCTTTAAATTGTTCTATTGAATGCCTATTATCGGGACCTACTGTCACagaatcaattttcaaattgatataaatcccttttttaaagacaattttGAGACACTGTCTCGATGTTGTATTGATACttgtattcaaaacaaaattatatctttCTCTTTGCAGAAATTTACGTCATCGAAGGAcactaaaaagaaaaagttcAGGGAGAAGCTTGGTGATGCTCTATCTAGTCATGATGATCAAGTAGCAGACAAGGACTCCTTCAAGACAGGTTACCTGGAAGGCTACATGATGGGTAAAGATGAAACCAAGAAGTCAGACCGGTTCAAGGGATGGACAACCGTTCTCATCTTTGGTGTGCTGGCGTATCTCTATGTCAAAATGGTTTCAGTGTTTGGTGAGTTCAGGCTGTAGTTTAATTCTTTGTATGTCTTTATTTGTAGATCATGGAAATTACTTTAAAccatataccgtgtttacatgtaatcggcttttggttcagaaccgaaagccgatgcagaatcggcttttggtttatcttgcaccgcgtttacacgctgttacagctcgCAGTGCAGAATCTCGCGTGTCAAAAACCTGCTCGCGtgtcaaaaacctgaaatgatacgcacaccaacaatatacgtcataataaagacaacgctggatccgtgcgcttacaattacgtcacaatggtaaagtaaataaaatgcgcaccaattgccgatgcagaatcagctttctgtttacacgtagtaaaaaagccgattctgcatcggctcgcggttctgaacctactactttggtggtgcaaaattgGTGATTCTGAAccgagagccgatgcaagttaatcgcgtttacacgctatgaaaaagccaaTGCTGCATCAGCTCGCGGTTCTCTCGCGGTTCAGAAAAGCaagccgatcacatgtaaacacggtaataaaTCTTACCATCGCATATGGACATCGATCTGCAAGAGCCCGCCACTGATGAGGCTCCTGGCTGCTGATTAGCTCCTTGTTCCATGTGGAATCTTGTTTTGTGAGTCCTGTTTTCCCTCCATGTTGAAGGATGTCTCCCTCCCTTCAATTTCTcctcttttgtttgttttctggtGAGGGCCATCTTGATGCTGCTGTTTTGTGGCATTGTCAAGATAAGGCCCAGTCATGCCAGCTTTTGTTGTGTAAACATATGACTGAAtaactttttgtttattttctcttttctcatgGACAGTGATGTATTTTACATGTTGCTTGTCAATGTGTTTTCCTGCATTATTCCCagtatttttaatgatttgtgaATGTTCATTCTAAAAAGGCAATTTGCCTCAATCACTTTGTTCACTAATTTTTACATGCACAAACTTGATATTACTTGAATCATAAAGGATTTTCCAGATAGACAAATTTTAATATAATGAAACTTAGCAATAGGAAGTGCATAATTATAGGGGAAATATGTCCTTGATTACAGTTTTATTGCACTTACTGAAATACACATAATTGCCAGTATGCAGATGAAAATTTTTGGATGTATGTACTTtgtatatgtttatttttacataaCTCCAATagacatattttcaattttgtagTCATTATATATCACtgataaaatatgaaagtatTTTCTATTCGCTTTCactaattttcaaataatgaaatgtGAATGATAGTAATTCCAATTTGTTCCTCCTCAACATACAGCCCGGGTGTCTATCATTGGTAACTCAAGTGTGGATAGCATGAATGTTGCAGATGTAACTTTTGATGATGTCAGAGGGGTAAGTTTCAATAGAATTTAAAgagaaatacaaagaaaaagtaAAGCTTTTGTTAGAAAGGCCCCTGTAATCAAACTGGCGCAAATTTTCAGTAAAGAGGTCTTAACCCTTATAAGACTGGGGGCTGTTTCAGCCCCTTGAcatatttcttatattatttttgaCTGCATCgtttgctgactttttactttgaagTCTTGTGCAACTTTTGAGAGTGAAATTATGCACCGTTTCGTAAGTgtatgcagacccaaaattgctcaaaaaagtgaatttgtgtacaaatccaaagcaaataatgtttttagccaaaattcataaatgtatcactatttttcctttttactgattaaaattgattaatttcatcttgtttatggtcaaataaAGACCCCCAACAatatccattgaaaaaacaataaaaaacaaaaagttgaaaatcatagaaatacataagaaatttagaaaacaataaaatacataagaaaataaatgtgatgttttttctctttaatcctCATAAGAGGGACTTTATTTGTTCATATGATATTTATACAAAAGtcacatacaaaaatatacatagatAAAATAACGAAACAGGAACTAAAGGACTGAAAGAACCTTTGAGACCTGTTTTAAATCAAGTCTCTTCtgattatattttcttcttaaatAACTTCGAATTTCTACCTTTAGAtctttcataaattaaaaagcATGAGTCATATGCTTGTCGTTTCCAAAACATTTTCTAATAAAATTCCTATAGATTACAAATTgtgaaaaattcaaaataagGTTAACCACATTCATTTCTGTTTTTCTATTTCATGACCTATCaggataatttttttgttcaaaacaatCTTTACATCGAACAAAGTATTCATGTTTAGaaacacttttcaaaaatactgTTACCACTTGACAGGTAAAGAGAATATGAATACTGGTTTCTAGAACTTTACAAATATTGCATAAagtatcatttttaattttccatttgcaaagaaaatgtgctgttgatgttttttttttagtacatttgatcagattcctataGAGTCTGTGAACTCCAAATTAGctttttaggggcattatttagttaattagagcaaacttttgtTATTACGCGTAAATTAGtataattaattagcaatgagatttttcacagaatttAATCTTATTGTTGTGCAGATTATGCCTTTGGTAGTGCGCGTGCCCATTTTTGTTGTGATCGCGcgatcaacggccgagatcataaggggggggggggctgaatcagcccacCCTCGTCTTCTTAGGCATTAAAATCGGactaggaataacaaagttatggcattttaaagatttgcattattccggggAAGCAGtactaggcatgtcttcatgaatattcaatgagcaacttgatgatgtcatatccccacttgttcttttgtattttatgatatgaaattaggtttattcaaatttttttctaccaagaattTAAAAAGTGGATTGACAACTAATCTAGTGCAGTAGAtgttcattgctgcaacttatttcattataaaggagacacattattcacacatgtataaaaacaaatgaaacaattatgattacatgtaataacataagaaaatgcaAAGTGGggttgtgacatcatcagcccacctaatgaatattcatgattaagTGCAaaaaactattttcacaaaatattggtaaactttgaaattcaataacttctttatttgttatccgattctgataaaattttcagcattttgctctgtgaattttactctatttattgaggtataaatatcttcagcttGGAGTACCCCTTAAAGCAAAAAAGCTGAAAATCTTTACACTGTTGAAAAGGTCAACCATTTTAATTTGGGGAGATCTCACATTTTGTGTTATGTTGAGAATCAGTAAATTTTGTATAGTTCATTTACCAAAAGATAAGTATGATGTATATAGTTACTATAGGCTCAGTTTGGGTACAATCATCTTGCAACCAGATGACAATCATTAAATTATGATACTGAATTGATATGTAATTATAATTTTGATGGGAATTTATctcccattgaaaaaaaataaagctgTTAAGTATTATCCTATAGCTTGATTATTCGttgacatgacatttgctccatattttgtctaagatgttgggttagggttgcaatagggttttatgttaggtttagggtggggtatagtgttaaacccagggatGAAGTTGGttattcgattagtgtgtgaaatttagagcagagcaattgtcgccagagccaATGTCATAGAACCGATTATTCACATAGTTTCTTAAGCAGTCTTTGAAAGCTAGGATATGACTCACTTTGGTTGAAGGACTGCATTTAAACCACATGCTCAACTTCCCACATCTTTGAAATGaagttgttttttatgttgtgcAATTGAATTGATATCCCATGAATATGAACTACCACACAACATATCTAGTATTTTAATTTACTATGTTAGGTATTATGTGAAATGTATTTCAAGGGCTAGAAGGGCTATTGTATAGATCCATATGTGTTTTTCTCATTCCCCCTCTAATTTAATCCATATCTCCAAGGCGGAGGAAGCCAAGAATGAACTTCAGGACATTGTGAACTATCTCAAAGATCCATCAAAGTACACAGCTCTGGGTGGGAAGCTACCTAAAGGTTAGTATTTATGTAGTCAGTATCAGACTGAGTGCTATAAGAGAccgatttgcaattgattgcaagttttaGTTCATCAATTACTAGAATACACTCTGCTTGAGTGTGCAGACCAGCAATTAGCTGATAGTAAATTGTATAAATCGATGATGGATTTTGCGACATAATATCAACTTTCAATTAATTTGCGAGTCTCATTGCAAGGCCTTGTTACAGACAATGTTTAACAGGCCCTGGTATATCAGCATGAATGGTAAGATTGTAGATTACTTGTGGTTTGAATAAACTCCTTCAATTATAATGAGCATGTGCATTGTAGTCTGTCCCCATGAACATTCACTTATCTTGATGAGCAACCCCAAGCTCACTCATGCTcacatttccccccccccccctctgataTTCTTTATACAGtatgatataaaatgaaaaaatattttgaaatgattttgctTTCATTTCATTCAGGTGTGTTGCTTCAAGGCTCACCTGGTACTGGTAAGACTCTTCTAGCTAGGGCGGTGGCAGGAGAGGCTAATGTGCCATTCTTCTATGCATCAGGATCTGACTTTGATAACATGTTTGTTGGCTCAGGGGCAAAGAGGGTCAGAGATATCTTCAGTGAGTCTATCTTGATTGGTGTATTTTCTTGCAGTTTAACTCTTGAATAGTATTGATATTATATTGGCAAGCTGAGAATGGGATACCAGAATATTCCACAAGTTAGGgaatattgtttgaatcatagaTTAGTGCAATATTAGCCATAACAAgtgcaattttttctggtaccCAATGAAgaaaagccatccaatatatcTATTATCTTTAATAATCATGTGTCATTTCAAGAGAAATGTGTTCTTCTTTCTGTCTATAATTAAGTAAGTAGTTTCTGATGTtgaatataaagcaaataattatCTGTTGATTTTAGTGGACTGGACAAACTATTCTTCCTCAGCGATATAAATGTAGGTGCTGTCTTTCCTTAGCTTCCTTTGGAAAGATAGCTACCCCTTGTAGATCAACATTGTCCCAGAAATGAGTCTCATCAGATGGTCTCTCACCAATGGTTATTATTTGCTTCTCCTTGTAATTAgtgatataaacaaaatattgactGTATTATGCTCTCAATGATTTTACTTTGCTTTTCAGCATCTGAGAAAGGCACAATGAATATTACATGTCTTTAAAGGTGTTTTAGACATGGTAAGATATGATTTATagtataaatgaattaaaatgttaaatatttGCAATAGCAGCTTAAACATGTTCTTTATTCATTATTGGgacaattatcatcataacaaaGATTGTTTATGCAAAGTGATGATATCTGATAAACTtcacactatttttttttagctgaAGCAAAGAACAGTAGCCCATGTCTGATATTCATTGATGAGTTGGACTCTGTTGGTGGGAAGCGTGTAGACTCACCATTACACCCTTACGCCAGGCAGACTATCAATCAGCTACTCTCAGAGATGGATGGCTTCAAACAGAATGAAGGAATAGTTGTATTAGCAGCCACAAACTTTCCAGAGTCTCTCGATCCGTAAGTTTTTACTCATCCCcaaaattttcattaatctatcaatatatgaatattgttttattggtcTTGGAAGTAAAGTTAATGTTTgaacatttttgttgttgatcaaCTTCTAAAAATTATCCAATGTATCGAGAGAATACACTGTATCTGAATAAAACGAATCTCctgttatgtttttttaaatcattgtggAACTAGGATTCACTTTAACAGTTGAATGCTATTTTGAAGTAGTATGTTGTATATTTATTACTTTTGCTTTTGTTCCTCAATGTTTCTTATACTGGTGGTTTTTCAGACACCTTGATTATATTAATATCCTCTCACTAACATTGATATTACATTGTACGTTTTTAATTCATTCAGTGCTCTTACTAGACCAGGGAGGTTTGACATGAAAGTAGTTGTGCCAAGACCTGATGTCAAAGGTCGCCAAGACATCCTTGACCTTTATTTAGGAAAGGTCAAAGTATCCTCCAGTAAGTGCTTGTCgataaaatttatgaatatcTATTTTTATAGGAGCAATTTAATGATATTGTATTTTTAAGTTGAATATGAATTGTTAACAGTATTATACTTTTACtacttattatttgtttttgcaAAGTAAATGAGGGAAAATGctatatatttgtatttcaaaTGTGAAAAGTCAATATTAATGACTTCCGCTTTACTGAAGAcgttaatttattcatgaaatgacTAGATGCTATCTTAAAAGTGTACGGTTCAACCATGAGAACAATCAGTGAAAGGGCAACTCTCATGAATTCAATTACCCAACCCATTTTGTGATGAAATTCCATATCATGTGCTCAAGCAGTCATTGTTATCTTTAACTCTTTGCCTGCCACTTTTATTTAAGGTTGCAACTttaagagggtttttgcatggGCTATGCTACTTCAACTCACAatagattttgattggcttattgtaaagaaaagcttTGTGTGTACACTGAACAATGCAATACACACATTActattgtgtatgtgtgtaattACAATAGACTTAATACACTCTGAGGGTTTTGCAAATGAAATGTGACTTGAGTCAAAGTTGGCAGCCCCTTGTATGTTACTCTGGTCTAACAAATCGGGCAAAGAGTTTATAATGTGTATATAAGCCCTAAATTAAAACACGACCTCAAACCTAGTTTTCATGCTAATCCTTATTATCAAATCTTTCTTATATAACCCTAACAAAACTCACAATCTTTACCCTAATGCtttattttttcagaaaaatcgATAAAGGAACAATAATCAAAGATGTATAATGTAATGCGTTATCTTACAATCTATAAAAACATGAAACATATTGCCTGAAATCATgacattttgattaattttgactGCATTGCCCTTATCTAGTTGATGAAATTGTGTCAATTAATCATGTTGATGAATTATAATCTCATATTTAAATTGTAGCATGTGCAGATAGAAATGTGTGGGTACCCCATTTCGCTCTTCGTATCAAAGTCTTCCGTGATATTTTGCAAGatttacaaatttgtctccGATCATGAAATTCTCATCCCTAACctgggctctgtaacacaaaccataacgattgatcgtacacttgatttttacgattgattgtacattgtagttaatgcaatcaatcaagaaaatttgttgtacgatcattgctaaactttgtgttacaggctcCAGATGTCATTTACTGATTTAAAGCATAGCAGTGGTGCTTATCAGCTAATGAACAACTTGTCTATTATGAcatcctacataaaaaaattccCAATGATTGTAAAACATTACCACTccatgtttttatattattttgttacagAAGTTGATGTTGAAACTCTTGCCAGGGGAACAGTAGGTTTCACAGGTAACTGTCCATAGCTGTTCTATATTTTCAAGTCtttcatgtaaaataattttttttttcaatagtccAGATAAGAGTAGCAGTATGAAGTTCCAACATTATTGATATGGGAACAGCATTTCCAAGTATGCTTTTCAGCAAATAAAGACCCCTCCAAAGGAAAAAGTGAAATACACCACTTGTAAGCCTATAAGCTTTATAATAGAAAATATAAGTTTTATTTGTTATGGCTATTGCTTTCCAAACTCTGAAATTACTTGGATttaaaaataggctttattgtgttTCTCATTGACTTGAATTATCTAACATGCTGCGTAAGGAGGGTTATGTACATAATGCGTTTCTACATTAAAAAAtgcttatttctttgtttttcggaTAGAACAATTGATATTTACATGGAAACCAATTTTTGTACTTAATAGATTGTTGAAACCTACATTCTGGAAATATTTCTCcatgttttatttgtaagacTGCTTAATATTTTGCGCACCTTTTCCATCTGTATTTGCATTCAGTTTGCGTTTGACAGGTTTGACTCACATAGCAGTCCTAGCCAAATAAGCTTTTTATAAGTGACATTTgttcaaatatgattttattttacaaaggaAACAGTTTGATATTACAAAAATTGTTAAAGAATATATTGAGCTGGCTGAATTCATCTCAAATAACTATTCAATACCTGTTTGAGATGTGTTTCTAAGATTTGCAGGGAAGGTCTCCTTGCTTTATGTGTATgtgtattgttttcttttagaaagtgaaaatatgaaattgtgaTATGTTATTGTAGGGGCTGATCTTCAGAATCTAGTAAATCAAGCTGCCTTGGAAGCTGCTAGGAGAGGGAAAGAATCAGTTGACATGAAAGATCTTGAGTTCTCCAAAGATAAAATCATCATGGGTATGTCTCTTTATATGATTTGTGAAGACTgaatcaataatgataatgataataacaataatagtaataattatgataaagataatgataaaaataatgataataataacaaggaGTTCAGAGATCACATCCTGGGCAACcttgatctatttttttttctcacaagaTTGCCATTTTAGGGATGCACTCACTTTTTTCAAAGTATCAACAATAACCTCATGTAAGTAATTAGGTGATTTACATCAGTCAAGGAAAACTTAGGTTTCCCTTATTGGAGCACCTTAAGGGTTATAAGCCGGGCAGGCTTGTCTTTTTTATAAGTCTTTAAATTGAAGGAGAACAGGACAATAAGGTCAAGCATGTGTCTCTGAAAGGACCAGTTTAATcagtatttgtttttcattcctATTTCATATAAATCATCGCATATTGGACCATGTCCATATCATTATCAATCCTAAGAGTATTTTCAAACTTAATATTCCTCTTTAATAAGTGATTATAATTTATGGATGTTTCTCTCTTGAGGGTCCTTTAAACAAGacattcctttcctcttttagtaattaaaaaaacttcaattttttttaatatgattctTTCAATCTGGTGAAGGTTTACATGATTAATTGTTGCTATGTCTAGCAAGCCTCTGTCATGCTCTAGTGCATTCAAGAACATCTTTTAATTTGAAGAGTTTGCAAATCATTTGAATATATTAGTAAATGGGTCTatttggaacaaaaaaaaacaacctcCTTTTAATGAACTTTCTCCAAGGCATCGAGAAGATACACCTAAAGATTAAGAATCTATAAATATCAGCATAATTATCCCTGTGATAAACAACTTTGAGTGTTTTCATTCTGAATAAGCATGTCACAaggcaaatgaaaaaaataatttgataaagtGGTGAGGTAAAATGTCCACCTTGATATATTCCCGTACCTGTGAAGGCCACTATAAATATTACACTAATACATGATAAATAAGAATCTCATCTTGGGTAAAAGAAAATAAGGCCACTAAATTAAGGGAACGTCCAGGGTGTTACCTAGGTTACAAATACAAAGATTTTCACACAATCATTGTGCCtcatgaaatttacaaaaaataattcttcAACTACAAGTATCCCATTTGTATTGGACGTTACGATCAATATTCTCAAAAGATGTTTAATCGTATCATGGTGCAAAGCTATTGACCAAGCAGATTTCTTGTATTATCGAGCTTCAATCAGAATGATGAGGCGCCCTTTGCTAATTGGACTTTTCTTAGTGTACCCCATGAAAAATAGGTAGTTATGTACGAAAATGTGCATAGTCTAAAGTTtggtaccatggtacaattgaaacctctttcgAGGATACGGGCCATTATGTCTAGAATTTGTCATTTTTGAACGAGGCTGTATGCAATGCAAAGATATGTCTGGAAAGTATTATTTATGAcgtattcagttttttttttaatatatattactGTATATAGGAATGTCTTGCAGACAATGTGCATCATAGTAACATTGctctttctgaattttatatatataataggtCCTGAAAGAAAGAGTGCCCGGATTGATCCTCGAAACCGTAAGATCACTGCATACCATGAAGGAGGCCATGCCTTAGTAGCTCTCTTAACCAAAGATGCCAAACCTATTAACAAAGCAACTATCATGCCCAGGGGACCAACACTTGGCCATGTAAGGAATCATAAAGGACTTATTTTTGACAGCATACCAACATAGAGCTccacattattttttcttaaagacACGTGCAAACCCTCGGAGGCCCCCTCCCTCAATGATTCGCACAATATTTTCACCGTGCGACACTTTTTATGAGCATGCTTGACTAAAAATTactcaaaattatgattttgtgtacaaagtcattgcaaattgtgttttcaaccaaaaatcataaaggtataattatttttagttttagtGGTCTAAATGGATTTGTTTTATGCTGTTTGTGATCTCAAAAGAGTCCCAGACAAAGTTCAtcaaaaaaacagaaaaacaaaaggtccaaaaaacatagaattacataagaaataaaagaaacaatataatacataatgaattgatctgatatcgcaatttttttcacGTAAATTTGTTaggaacaccacaaagagttaatataccaaaaatttgaacatttggagctttatttggGGAgtttttgcatactaattatgcatacATTTTCATAATTACTTTATAGTGATATGCGTGAAATAAATTacgatataattttgtaataataattataataatataggcaggcctctacaaatttttttttcatcacttgccctgtTGGGCAAGTGATAGAAAAATCTGCTTgcccaatttgttttattatttttttatgacggTGCTATTATTTTTGAAggtcatataaaataaaaacaattgagaATCATTTACAGTAAAGTAGTAAATTTTCAGCAAAGTAGGTCTTAGTCATTacgtttattttgaagaaaaaaactttcGCTATACTAGTAGATCTAAATGGGCgtttaaggtaaaaaaaaaaccttcaccaaaagttgctaaaatttcatacTTTGCATCTTTAATCCATGAATGGTCATCTGTTTGCCACATTTCCTtggaattgttttgatttagttggaaactattaagaaaatgaagaatattcagctctttcttgactctggAAAAGATCGttttatgatgtaaaaaaaaaagccttcaCCATAAgtggagtggctaaaatttcacatttcgcaactttaaatccatgaaatggccatttattttccatatttccttgaaattgttttgatttagttggaaactatcaagaaaattaagaatattcacctctcttctttcatcatcgttttatgatgttacactcggtcaatatttttttattgtggtcccacatgtagactttcatggtgttgCAACATTAACTGAAAACGATCTTTGATCGTTTGATAGTTTATGATCGTTTTACACTTGgtcaacaccatgaaagtctacatgtgggacaacaataataaaaaacgtttaccgagtgtaacatcatcaaaatcagagtcaagaaagagctgaatattcttcatttttcagttgtttccaactaaatcaaaacaatctcaaggtaatatggaaaatagatggccatttcatgtatttaagattaaagattaaaaacgtgaaattttagccacttttgccttttttttggttttttttaatgggggttGCATC
This genomic interval from Lytechinus pictus isolate F3 Inbred chromosome 3, Lp3.0, whole genome shotgun sequence contains the following:
- the LOC129257665 gene encoding ATP-dependent zinc metalloprotease YME1L1-like, with product MFSISGVNAQQLILPLPHLVAAFHSLKGVAETAAVRRKQTISAPPLKDTTKAEDTQFAESLSNVTLNFADVGVSSLPKDWLNSILPSITEGCNLSDRLHTLSYTSAESFFENKHGFPSSHLAIPTLREFTSSAGGFRFFQSFLGSNGSSSLPLLFDQRRGFKTKRAASATELTTRKSKEDDVGLSGILRKFTSSKDTKKKKFREKLGDALSSHDDQVADKDSFKTGYLEGYMMGKDETKKSDRFKGWTTVLIFGVLAYLYVKMVSVFARVSIIGNSSVDSMNVADVTFDDVRGAEEAKNELQDIVNYLKDPSKYTALGGKLPKGVLLQGSPGTGKTLLARAVAGEANVPFFYASGSDFDNMFVGSGAKRVRDIFTEAKNSSPCLIFIDELDSVGGKRVDSPLHPYARQTINQLLSEMDGFKQNEGIVVLAATNFPESLDPALTRPGRFDMKVVVPRPDVKGRQDILDLYLGKVKVSSKVDVETLARGTVGFTGADLQNLVNQAALEAARRGKESVDMKDLEFSKDKIIMGPERKSARIDPRNRKITAYHEGGHALVALLTKDAKPINKATIMPRGPTLGHVSLLPDNDQWSETKSQLLAQMDVCMGGRVAEELIFGPDHITTGASSDFEQATRIANLMVTKFGMSEKVGVMTFQDKDPLVYGDSNKLSPETQLLIENEIRTLLKDSYERAKAILKSHSKEHNLLAEALLQYETLNAAEITKVVKGQRLENR